The DNA sequence CATCGAGGGGTTCTTCGAGAACGTCGATCACAACTGGCTGTGTCGGATGCTGGAGGAGCGGGTGGACGATCAAGCGTTCATTCGTCTAATCCGCAAGTGGCTCAAAGCCGGAATCCTGCAAGAGGCCGGTGAAGTGATCCACCCGGCAACGGGAACCCCGCAAGGGGGGATCATCTCGCCTGTTCTGGCCAACATCTACCTGCACTACGCATTGGACCTGTGGGTGGAGAAGGTCTTGCCGAAAGGTCTTCGGGGGGCGCACGTCTGCATGCGCTATGCAGATGACTTTGTCGTCGGATTCGAATATGGCAGCGAGGCCGAGCGGTTCTTTTCGGAACTGCCACGCCGAATGGCCAAGTTCGGGTTGAGCATGGCCGCTGACAAGAGTGCCATCCTGAGGTTCAGTCGGTGCGATCTCGAAGGCAGTGGCTGTTTTGCCTTTCTGGGATTCGAGTTCTACTGGGCTCGGACCCGCAAGGGTCGGGTCACCGTCAAACGGCGAACGTCCAAGAAGAAGTTCAGGGCTTCGCTCTCCGGGCTTAAAGAATGGATGCGGAATAACCGGAGTCGGCCTCTGAAGGAACTGGCTGTCATCCTCCGGCGTAGGTTTGCCGGTTACTTCAACTACTACGGAGTGATCGGGAACTCGGACCGCCTTTGGCAGTACTGGACTCTGGCGCGGAAGATTATCTTCCGTGCCCTGAACCGCCGCAGCCAAAGACTCAG is a window from the Puniceicoccus vermicola genome containing:
- the ltrA gene encoding group II intron reverse transcriptase/maturase, with the protein product MSSTLLGLREKAGKEPKYRFRSLYREINLPMLYESFYELRRHAATGVDGVSVENYEKDLDGNLRGLLERLVAKRYRAQHVKRRFISKGGGRLRPLGIPALEDKIVQMAASKLLQAIYEADFLDMSKGYRPKRGARDASQELRERLVLERVHWVVEADIEGFFENVDHNWLCRMLEERVDDQAFIRLIRKWLKAGILQEAGEVIHPATGTPQGGIISPVLANIYLHYALDLWVEKVLPKGLRGAHVCMRYADDFVVGFEYGSEAERFFSELPRRMAKFGLSMAADKSAILRFSRCDLEGSGCFAFLGFEFYWARTRKGRVTVKRRTSKKKFRASLSGLKEWMRNNRSRPLKELAVILRRRFAGYFNYYGVIGNSDRLWQYWTLARKIIFRALNRRSQRLSYNWTGFSRMWITLAIPNPHIVEKPFQRSVSWTLSYR